The Candidatus Dependentiae bacterium genome includes a window with the following:
- a CDS encoding ribonuclease HI family protein, which translates to MTQLSLFEHCTEPTKPKIKKGHTWQLFVDGAARKNPGIAGAGVVIKKDDELVKAKGFYLGHKTNNQAEYFGLLLGIYLGRKLIEPDDMLYIMADSELLIKQMKGEYRVKDIHLKKLFELAWVLLANQRYSFCHIKREYNAEADAAANEGIDKKVSLPHEFEKILENHAITF; encoded by the coding sequence ATGACCCAGCTTTCGCTTTTTGAGCATTGCACTGAACCGACAAAGCCAAAAATAAAGAAGGGTCATACGTGGCAGCTGTTTGTTGATGGTGCAGCACGAAAAAATCCAGGAATTGCGGGAGCGGGAGTCGTTATTAAAAAAGACGACGAACTGGTGAAAGCAAAAGGTTTTTATCTTGGGCACAAAACAAATAATCAGGCCGAGTATTTTGGTCTCCTTTTAGGCATTTATCTGGGCCGAAAACTTATAGAGCCGGATGATATGCTTTATATCATGGCCGATTCAGAACTTCTTATTAAGCAAATGAAGGGTGAATACCGCGTTAAAGATATTCATCTTAAAAAATTATTTGAGTTAGCGTGGGTGCTTCTTGCAAATCAACGTTACTCATTTTGCCATATTAAGCGAGAGTATAATGCCGAAGCGGATGCTGCGGCAAATGAAGGGATAGATAAAAAAGTATCACTTCCTCACGAATTTGAAAAAATCCTTGAAAATCATGCAATCACTTTCTAG
- a CDS encoding SpoIID/LytB domain-containing protein — protein MQSLSRYNWLSFVFLFLITCPDAFAWRYRYKKKIIEQTIEVTNLQSDAQAQTPSDELIEKKELKEKACTVNVLLDETHRSDFQGWTINAQTGFHLIPYESVSGIHFQEPEIRLTVQKKTIFINGKKVAHERCSIKPREGYLQFNGRQYHGSFLVDAAGDVVQLINCLDLEEYVYSVLNSESWPGWPLEINKAFAVASRSYVMKRIQEANTKKKLYHIKNTNIHQTYNGVHTSERLREAIDQTRGLIMAYNGKPIEAMFDSCCGGVIPAHITGIDFKSAPYLAREKKCNFCKGCKIFGWRVEYSLEHFQELLKKAGHSVRSIREIKVVKRDKAGVVQRVLIQGSNHALHLNCKQMYALCSKIKSYCFTVEKKGKAICFTGKGYGHHMGICQWGARRMLDAGHHYKSILQFYYPGATLMQMKTTEASV, from the coding sequence ATGCAATCACTTTCTAGATATAATTGGCTTTCGTTCGTATTCCTTTTCCTCATTACGTGCCCGGATGCGTTTGCGTGGCGGTATCGCTACAAGAAAAAAATTATTGAGCAAACAATTGAGGTAACGAATCTTCAATCAGACGCCCAAGCGCAAACGCCTTCAGATGAATTGATCGAAAAAAAAGAGCTAAAAGAAAAAGCGTGCACGGTGAACGTGCTTTTGGATGAAACTCATCGCTCCGATTTTCAGGGTTGGACGATCAACGCACAAACCGGCTTTCATTTGATTCCGTATGAAAGCGTTTCTGGTATACATTTTCAAGAACCGGAAATCCGCCTCACCGTGCAGAAAAAAACTATTTTCATTAATGGAAAAAAAGTTGCTCACGAACGCTGTTCGATTAAACCACGCGAAGGTTATTTGCAATTTAATGGCCGCCAATATCATGGATCTTTTTTAGTTGACGCAGCAGGAGATGTAGTTCAATTAATTAATTGCCTTGATCTTGAAGAATATGTTTATTCGGTCCTTAATTCTGAAAGTTGGCCCGGCTGGCCGCTAGAAATTAATAAAGCTTTTGCAGTTGCTTCGCGCAGTTATGTAATGAAAAGAATTCAGGAAGCAAACACAAAAAAGAAATTGTATCATATTAAAAATACCAATATTCATCAGACCTATAATGGCGTGCATACGAGCGAACGGTTGCGGGAAGCGATAGATCAAACACGTGGATTAATTATGGCGTATAATGGAAAGCCAATTGAAGCGATGTTTGATTCGTGCTGCGGCGGTGTGATTCCTGCGCATATTACTGGGATCGATTTTAAAAGTGCTCCGTATCTGGCGCGAGAAAAAAAATGCAATTTCTGCAAAGGATGCAAAATATTTGGCTGGCGTGTTGAATATTCGCTGGAGCATTTTCAAGAACTGCTTAAAAAAGCAGGACATTCAGTTCGATCGATACGAGAAATTAAAGTGGTAAAGCGCGATAAAGCTGGCGTTGTACAGCGCGTTTTGATTCAAGGATCGAATCATGCACTTCATTTAAATTGCAAACAAATGTACGCACTCTGCAGCAAAATTAAGAGTTATTGCTTTACGGTAGAAAAAAAAGGGAAAGCAATTTGCTTTACTGGAAAAGGATACGGCCATCATATGGGCATTTGCCAGTGGGGAGCGCGCCGGATGCTCGATGCGGGGCATCATTATAAATCTATTTTGCAGTTTTATTATCCGGGTGCTACGTTGATGCAGATGAAAACTACAGAAGCGTCTGTATAA
- a CDS encoding metal-dependent hydrolase, which translates to MPGYKTHLVGGVTSFGLLLFTIGFMSASFSTLFEWLCCACIGALFPDIDIKSKGQQLFFRVIAVVFVILLWQRRITDVAIMSTLALVPLTVKHRGVTHSMWFIGALCAMILVVVSCTAASYSRMVFFDLLFFFAGAFSHVLLDFGPRKIFFRK; encoded by the coding sequence ATGCCCGGATACAAAACACATTTAGTTGGCGGCGTTACTTCATTTGGATTACTGCTTTTTACCATAGGGTTTATGTCGGCATCGTTTTCAACTTTGTTTGAATGGTTATGTTGCGCATGCATTGGTGCATTATTTCCCGATATTGATATTAAAAGTAAGGGGCAGCAGCTTTTTTTTAGAGTGATTGCGGTAGTTTTCGTGATACTACTTTGGCAACGTCGGATCACCGATGTCGCCATCATGAGCACCCTTGCATTAGTTCCTTTGACAGTAAAACATCGGGGTGTTACGCATTCGATGTGGTTTATCGGTGCTCTTTGTGCGATGATTTTGGTAGTCGTTTCTTGCACAGCTGCTTCATATTCGCGCATGGTATTTTTTGATTTGCTTTTTTTCTTTGCTGGCGCTTTTTCGCATGTTCTCTTAGATTTTGGCCCTCGCAAAATTTTCTTTCGCAAATAA